In one window of Photorhabdus laumondii subsp. laumondii DNA:
- a CDS encoding alpha/beta fold hydrolase, with protein MKNNINGNHFKVAGNFLCNYKVYQGDSNGRVVILLPAIGVEIRKYDALIQQLVKEGFQVVTADMPGYGDNQPKPSRKNDYNYSDLLQDYLPALLDKAVKLNSNKIPIVFGHSLGGHIATLFASSTDRPFSLFCVATGNVWYKNWQGMGRVQIITAAIIFNILTALYGYLPGKKIGFGIREAKGLMRDWSRTAYTGNYYHVRAYKGKENKHLSKAVYICVKEDNWAPLKSTQVLASLIPNAEVREITLSFKGNPHSAWIKQPGDIIEIMKKEMMENSDD; from the coding sequence ATGAAAAATAATATTAACGGTAATCATTTTAAAGTGGCTGGCAATTTCCTCTGTAATTATAAAGTTTATCAGGGAGATAGTAATGGCAGAGTTGTTATATTGTTACCTGCTATTGGTGTGGAAATCAGGAAATATGACGCTTTAATACAACAACTGGTGAAAGAGGGTTTTCAGGTTGTCACTGCTGATATGCCAGGTTATGGCGACAATCAACCTAAACCAAGTCGAAAAAATGACTATAACTATTCCGATCTGTTGCAGGATTATCTTCCGGCCTTGCTAGATAAGGCTGTTAAATTAAATAGCAATAAAATTCCTATTGTCTTTGGGCACAGTCTTGGGGGGCATATTGCGACGCTCTTTGCCAGCTCAACTGACAGGCCATTTTCTCTGTTTTGTGTGGCAACCGGGAACGTATGGTATAAGAATTGGCAGGGAATGGGGAGGGTACAGATAATAACAGCAGCTATTATTTTTAACATTCTGACTGCGTTATATGGTTATCTCCCTGGGAAAAAGATTGGTTTTGGCATAAGAGAAGCTAAGGGATTAATGCGGGACTGGTCCAGAACTGCTTATACGGGAAATTATTATCATGTTCGTGCTTATAAGGGGAAGGAGAATAAGCATTTATCCAAGGCTGTTTATATCTGTGTTAAAGAAGATAATTGGGCTCCGTTGAAGTCTACTCAAGTATTAGCAAGTCTTATACCTAATGCAGAAGTTAGGGAAATAACATTATCTTTCAAAGGTAATCCTCATAGCGCCTGGATTAAACAGCCAGGAGATATTATTGAAATCATGAAAAAAGAAATGATGGAGAATAGCGATGATTAA
- a CDS encoding acyl-CoA/acyl-ACP dehydrogenase — protein MTNIVEELRKNSGKYQHLTPDRLKRLLLGSEAASQCLRLMAQSNMDGLHQVGNTIREASAWLPAIGIALTMHNHIVLACSKFPDIFEDSNVLLNEVMTSKALVASAFAEGLPGTNIFIPSLKMHSKEGKLFVNGSKKPCSLSSVADYYVLSVCDTDNNNDMRIVLVSKSDQNFKVIPFWRLGIMAESDNQEVKFSDTEISLTRLSHYKGLEQQIILSYGLSLFNYFAANTYSGILDGLTRFIPEKVVEQQTIKYTLTQADYKINVILGQMLIIAFYASQDENAVHKILALRYTLEKILEETASFIFRCCGGIKVMTTPEIMNFYLAVQLFKFHPIGEFQMINQIMQQA, from the coding sequence ATGACAAATATTGTTGAAGAACTCAGGAAGAATAGCGGGAAATACCAACATTTGACACCAGATAGATTGAAAAGATTGTTATTGGGTTCTGAGGCTGCTTCACAATGCCTACGTTTGATGGCTCAATCCAATATGGATGGGCTTCATCAAGTCGGTAATACTATCCGTGAAGCCTCTGCATGGCTTCCCGCTATTGGTATTGCTCTAACAATGCATAATCATATTGTACTGGCTTGCAGTAAATTTCCCGATATATTCGAAGACAGCAACGTATTATTGAATGAAGTTATGACATCAAAAGCGTTGGTTGCTTCCGCTTTTGCGGAGGGACTACCTGGAACGAATATTTTTATACCATCGCTTAAAATGCATTCTAAAGAGGGAAAGTTGTTTGTTAATGGTTCGAAGAAACCTTGTTCCTTATCTTCGGTTGCTGACTATTATGTGTTATCGGTCTGCGATACTGATAATAATAATGATATGAGGATAGTATTGGTTTCTAAATCAGATCAGAACTTTAAAGTTATTCCTTTCTGGCGACTGGGGATTATGGCTGAAAGTGATAATCAAGAAGTTAAATTTTCGGATACCGAAATTTCATTAACACGACTTTCTCATTATAAAGGGCTGGAGCAGCAAATAATTCTTTCCTATGGTTTATCGCTATTTAATTACTTTGCTGCTAATACATACTCAGGTATTCTTGATGGGCTGACTCGTTTTATTCCTGAGAAAGTAGTAGAACAGCAAACAATTAAATATACTCTGACCCAAGCTGATTATAAGATTAATGTTATTCTCGGTCAGATGTTGATTATTGCCTTTTATGCTAGCCAGGATGAAAACGCCGTCCATAAGATTCTCGCGTTACGTTATACTTTGGAAAAGATCCTTGAGGAAACTGCCAGTTTCATATTCCGATGTTGTGGTGGAATTAAGGTAATGACAACACCAGAAATTATGAATTTCTATTTGGCAGTACAGTTATTTAAATTTCATCCGATAGGAGAATTCCAAATGATTAACCAGATCATGCAGCAAGCTTGA
- a CDS encoding aminotransferase class III-fold pyridoxal phosphate-dependent enzyme, protein MFVNQYRESLLNSVGLELDIKSAQDNQLTLSDGRVVKDFLAQYGALPFGHNPDFAIAEIDRFTKDKEPIFFQPNIHKKVRLLAEMLAEQIDKEKYTHCTFTNSGAETVEAAIKFTRLFTGRKRILSLHRSFHGKTYSALSATGSNRFKADFIYDDKLYEQVDSEDLDEIKRKLESREFAAFIIEPVQGEGGMKVIPPDTLSNILALCKDNGTLSVFDEVQTGIGRLGAFCAATLYALKPDVILFSKALGAGISPIGAMLYSDEFYLSEFDRKHSSTFANNVLAATMGIAVIEHLTKEEGKALTHVQEVSRYVDECLEQLSAKYPQHFYWQGAGLMRGLEIQDSKAASNIFINFSQRSGGLAYIICSFLLKHYGLFTMPLMSRPCSVRFEPPLNVSKEDIKTFFTAFDEVCQLVENGRYDILFSHLIDVPVADLPPASVSYPISKNNNLAQIKAPIPGLIEGKKFAFLIHTTSVNELAHSYCVSIKENYTQEQQKQLGNWITQVSSIDFNPDIAVEFGVESSTAYANGMLLFSPISPEDMMALSAKERAVLMKEYLDVAEKNGAEIVGLGAYTSVITNGGTSLVNNRQGRILTNGNSLTAVAVIEGIRSMLVENASRQTLAVVGARGSVGRLSVIGLAHNFGRIILVSRPNKARILLSELTKALLSAVLRTHDVIQPDSVMDKMRKWLFKQNPGVTDAQTLHQQVLDVVDTFGLEAIESYEYSLSQADFIVSATSEGKPFLNTNYLKDSAIVFDAARPFDFIRDGNHQIYEGGLVYQPEKVTYSDCNVIDVPAGVNLACLSETVAVALEGVSVHQSIGKSIDYNDALAIRDIARKHGFIPVQYSRNNQGERYEHVA, encoded by the coding sequence ATGTTTGTTAATCAATATCGTGAGAGTTTATTAAACTCTGTGGGCCTTGAACTGGATATCAAGTCTGCTCAAGATAACCAGCTTACATTATCGGATGGCCGGGTTGTTAAGGATTTTTTGGCTCAATATGGTGCCCTGCCATTTGGGCATAATCCTGATTTCGCTATCGCTGAAATTGACAGATTCACTAAAGATAAAGAGCCTATCTTCTTTCAGCCCAATATTCACAAAAAGGTACGGCTATTGGCTGAAATGCTTGCGGAGCAAATAGATAAGGAAAAATATACCCACTGTACTTTTACTAACAGTGGTGCTGAAACCGTAGAAGCTGCGATTAAATTTACCCGCCTGTTTACTGGTAGAAAGCGTATTTTGAGTTTGCATCGCAGTTTTCACGGAAAAACCTATTCGGCATTATCCGCTACGGGATCAAACCGGTTTAAAGCTGATTTCATTTACGATGATAAATTATATGAGCAGGTTGATAGTGAAGATTTAGATGAAATAAAAAGAAAGCTGGAGAGCCGGGAATTTGCCGCATTTATCATTGAACCGGTGCAAGGAGAAGGTGGAATGAAAGTGATTCCACCAGATACCTTGTCCAATATTTTGGCACTGTGTAAAGACAATGGCACATTGTCAGTCTTTGACGAAGTTCAGACGGGTATCGGTAGGCTTGGGGCATTTTGTGCGGCCACGCTCTACGCTTTGAAACCGGATGTTATCCTGTTTTCTAAAGCGCTGGGGGCAGGTATCTCGCCGATTGGTGCGATGTTATATTCAGATGAGTTTTATTTATCCGAGTTCGACAGGAAACATAGCTCCACTTTTGCCAATAACGTTCTAGCCGCAACGATGGGGATTGCTGTTATCGAGCATCTGACTAAAGAGGAGGGTAAGGCGTTAACCCACGTTCAAGAAGTCAGCCGTTATGTTGATGAATGTCTTGAACAATTGTCTGCTAAATATCCGCAGCATTTTTACTGGCAAGGGGCTGGGTTGATGCGTGGCCTTGAAATACAGGACAGCAAAGCGGCTTCCAACATATTTATCAATTTCAGTCAAAGAAGCGGTGGCCTGGCTTATATCATTTGTAGTTTCTTATTGAAACATTATGGTCTTTTCACCATGCCGTTAATGTCTCGTCCTTGTTCTGTACGTTTTGAGCCACCGCTTAACGTTTCCAAAGAGGATATTAAGACGTTTTTCACCGCTTTTGATGAGGTATGCCAACTAGTTGAAAATGGACGATATGACATTCTTTTTTCACACTTGATAGATGTACCTGTTGCGGATCTCCCACCCGCTTCGGTGAGTTATCCAATTTCAAAAAATAACAACTTGGCTCAGATTAAAGCGCCTATCCCTGGATTAATTGAGGGTAAGAAATTCGCTTTCTTGATTCATACCACTTCGGTTAATGAGCTCGCTCACTCTTATTGCGTGTCAATAAAGGAGAATTACACGCAGGAGCAGCAGAAACAGCTCGGTAATTGGATCACGCAGGTTTCTTCAATTGATTTTAATCCTGATATCGCCGTTGAGTTTGGTGTCGAAAGTTCAACGGCATATGCTAATGGTATGCTCCTTTTCTCACCCATTAGTCCCGAAGATATGATGGCATTGTCAGCGAAAGAACGGGCGGTATTGATGAAGGAATATCTCGATGTGGCAGAGAAAAATGGCGCTGAAATCGTTGGCTTAGGGGCTTATACCTCGGTTATTACTAATGGTGGTACTAGCTTGGTGAATAATCGGCAGGGTCGGATATTGACTAATGGCAACTCTCTGACAGCGGTGGCGGTGATTGAGGGAATACGCTCAATGTTGGTTGAGAATGCATCCCGGCAAACATTGGCGGTAGTGGGTGCCAGAGGCTCCGTAGGCAGACTTTCAGTTATTGGCTTAGCTCATAACTTTGGCCGGATTATCTTGGTTAGCCGCCCTAATAAAGCACGCATATTACTCTCTGAACTGACCAAGGCGCTGCTTTCCGCAGTGTTAAGGACTCATGATGTTATCCAGCCAGATTCGGTCATGGATAAGATGAGAAAATGGCTTTTTAAACAAAATCCGGGTGTGACAGATGCACAAACATTACATCAGCAAGTTCTTGACGTTGTTGATACCTTTGGTTTGGAAGCGATAGAGAGTTATGAATATTCTTTGAGTCAGGCTGATTTTATTGTTTCGGCAACCAGTGAAGGTAAGCCTTTCTTGAATACAAATTATTTGAAAGATTCCGCCATCGTTTTTGATGCGGCCAGACCTTTCGATTTCATTCGTGATGGCAACCATCAAATTTACGAGGGGGGATTAGTCTATCAGCCTGAGAAAGTGACCTATAGCGATTGCAACGTGATCGATGTACCTGCGGGGGTAAATCTCGCCTGTTTATCAGAAACTGTCGCTGTGGCGCTTGAAGGGGTGAGTGTTCATCAAAGCATCGGTAAATCTATTGATTATAACGATGCATTGGCGATTCGGGATATTGCCAGGAAGCATGGGTTCATCCCTGTCCAGTATTCCCGAAATAATCAAGGTGAGCGTTATGAGCATGTTGCTTGA
- a CDS encoding membrane protein has translation MINTFKILRWEFLGLFFITLFLTWQLESYINWWQFIVLFFLIDIIGYYPGRIWSLLNKKETPPPAFYTIYNICHNLFTLSVISLLWIWFFKDNYSVIALFVHICLDRGVLGNFPKLSINIFKQPTVH, from the coding sequence ATGATTAATACATTTAAAATTCTGCGTTGGGAATTTTTGGGATTGTTTTTTATCACTTTATTTCTGACTTGGCAGCTTGAGAGTTATATAAATTGGTGGCAGTTTATTGTGTTATTTTTTCTGATTGATATTATTGGTTATTACCCAGGGCGGATCTGGAGTTTACTGAATAAAAAAGAAACTCCTCCTCCAGCTTTTTACACCATTTATAATATTTGCCACAATTTATTTACACTCAGTGTGATTAGTTTGCTCTGGATCTGGTTCTTTAAGGACAATTACAGCGTTATTGCACTATTTGTCCATATCTGCCTGGATCGAGGTGTACTGGGAAATTTTCCTAAGTTATCTATTAATATATTTAAACAGCCTACTGTTCATTGA